Proteins encoded together in one Amblyomma americanum isolate KBUSLIRL-KWMA chromosome 1, ASM5285725v1, whole genome shotgun sequence window:
- the LOC144132539 gene encoding uncharacterized protein LOC144132539 yields the protein MLPDYWEAPGSGRQDLLEDPASWEEQRDEEPCDGSGIVARADTALADVEREAFEAGWETHRESPPSSSADALPDHWEAPASSGRDLREEPSSLEEQHEEKPYDRSGMVAHAGCTSDTAWAHVKSEVKSGDASLVGKSMHGLGEVHSQGCPAGSVHVEGAAQGTALRPVSRSQGGQHRKWRLHLAGAPM from the exons ATGCTTCCGGACTACTGGGAGGCTCCTGGGAGCGGAAGGCAGGATCTGCTCGAAGATCCAGCTTCATGGGAAGAGCAGCGTGACGAGGAAC CTTGCGACGGAAGCGGAATAGTTGCCCGTGCCGACACAGCATTAGCCGACGTGGAGAGAGAG GCATTCGAGGCCGGTTGGGAGACTCACAGAGAAAGCCCGCCTTCGAGTTCCGCCGATGCGCTTCCGGACCACTGGGAGGCTCCTGCGAGCAGCGGTCGGGACCTGCGCGAAGAGCCATCCTCACTGGAAGAGCAACACGAGGAAAAAC CTTACGACAGAAGCGGAATGGTTGCGCATGCTGGCTGCACCAGCGACACAGCATGGGCCCACGTGAAGAGCGAG GTGAAATCGGGAGACGCCAGTCTCGTCGGTAAGAGCATGCATGGCCTCGGGGAAGTCCACAGTCAAGGGTGCCCCGCTGGGAGTGTTCACGTTGAAGGCGCTGCCCAAGGGACTGCACTTCGGCCCGTATCACGGAGTCAAGGTGGACAGCATCGAAAATGGCGGCTGCACTTGGCCG